GACGCGATTTGAGTTTTTTTTCTAATAAAGAGGTTTTAGGGAATGAGAAAATACATTGCATATTATGTAAGGAATTTTGATTATTCGATATTTTTTACGTATGTATTTTTATGCTTATTTGGTCTAATCATGATTTATAGTTCGAGCATGATGGTTGCTATTGTTTTAGAAGAGGCACCACCTGATTATTTTTATAATAAACAGTTAATAAATTTAGTTATCTCATCGCTAGTATTTCTTTTTGGCGCATTTTTACCATATAAACATTATAGCAATAAGAAATTAATGGTCGCTATGACGGTAGGTATGATATTCATACTTATATGGCTTTGGTTATTTGGTGTCGGTATGGAACAAACCGGTTCAAAAAGTTGGATTGATTTAGGGGTAATGAATTTCCAACCATCCGAAGTTGCGAAACTATTTGTAATATTATATTTTGCTGGAGCCTTTTATAGAAAAAGTCTAAATAATCCATTAGAAAATTTGCAGCCAAACAATATTATTTATCCTATTATCGTCTGGATTTTTATTATTTTTTGTGTTGCGAATGAAACAGATCTTGGAGCAGTCATCATACTATCTGGTATAGCATTTGCAGTGGTTGCAGCAAGTGGAATGAGCTTTAAAGCATATTTAAAATTCTTCTCAGTATTAGGGTTGCTTGGCGGAGCATTAATGGGTTTTATACTACTAGTAAAAGGGGATACGATTTTTACTGAAAATCGATTAGGTCGATTACAGTCATTTTTAAACCCATTTGAATATGAATCAGGTTCAGGACACCAAATTATAAATGGTTATATTGCAATAGGTTCAGGGGGGCTAGAAGGGGTTGGACTGGGACAATCTGTACAAAAACTAGGCTATTTACCGGAACCGCAAACAGACTTTATAATGGCGATAATAGCTGAAGAATTGGGAATTTTTGGTGTTATATTAGTTTTAGGTGGTCTAGGTTTCATTGTATTTAGAGGATTATATATTGCTATGAAAACTAGAGACCCACTAGCTAGAATGATTTCAGCAGGAATTTCAAGCTGGATAGCAATCCAAACCTTTATCAATTTAGGTGGGATTTCCGGTTTGATTCCTTTAACAGGTGTAACTTTACCATTTATCAGTTATGGAGGTTCTTCTTTAATCATGCTATCACTAGCTATGGGTATACTGATAAATGTCTCCATGTATGTAAAGTTAGAAAAGAAAAGACAATAGGGGTGGGAAGATGAGAAAGATTCACAAGATTTTAGTAGCAAACAGAGGGGAAATTGCAATACGTATTTTTAGAGCTTGTAATGAACTAAACATACGGACAGTGGCCATTTATTCAAGGGAGGATAGCGGTTCACACCATCGCTACAAATCTGATGAATCCTATTTGGTTGGAGTAGGGAAAAAACCTATCGATGCTTATTTAGATATCGATGGAATTATTGAAATTGCAAAACATGCAAATGTTGACGCGATTCATCCTGGATATGGTTTTTTATCTGAAAATGTTCATTTTGCAAGACGCTGTGAAGAAGAGGGAATTATTTTTATAGGACCTAAATCAGAGCATTTAAATATGTTTGGGGATAAGGTTAAAGCAAGACAGCAAGCAATCAATGCTAAAATTCCAGTAATCCCTGGGAGCGATGGTCCAGTTAAATCTCTTGAAGAGTTAGAAACCTTCGGGGACACTTATGGCTACCCATTAATGATAAAAGCTGCTCTTGGTGGCGGTGGTCGTGGAATGAGGTTAGTACAATCAAAAGATGAATTGGCATCTAGCTATGAACGAGCAAAATCTGAAGCCAACGCAGCATTCGGATCAGATGAAGTATATGTTGAAAAGGCAATTATAAAACCGAAGCATATAGAAGTACAGATATTAGGTGATAACGAAGGGAATATCATCCATTTATATGAAAGAGATTGCTCGATTCAAAGAAGACATCAGAAGGTAGTTGAAATAGCACCTTCAAATGCACTTCAGAAAGATCTTCGAAATCGAATTTGTGATGCAGCAGTTCAGTTAATGAAAAATGTGAATTATATTAATGCAGGTACTGTTGAATTTTTAGTAGCCGGAGATGAATTTTATTTCATTGAAGTTAATCCGCGAATTCAAGTTGAACATACAATTACAGAAATGATTACAGGTATTGATATTGTTCATGCACAAATTAAAGTAGCAGAAGGGTATGCACTACATTCAGATTATATAAATATTCCAAAGCAAAGCGATATTCCATTATTCGGCTATGCGATACAATCACGTGTGACAACAGAAGATCCAGCGAACAATTTTATGCCTGACACAGGTAAAATAATGGTCTACCGCTCAAGTGGTGGATTTGGTGTTCGTTTAGATGCGGGTAATGGTTTCCAAGGAGCTGTTGTAACACCGTACTATGACTCCCTATTAGTTAAAATATCGACATGGGGAAATACATTTAGCGAAGCTGCAGCTAAAATGGACAGAAATTTGCGAGAATTCCGTATCCGTGGCGTGAAAACAAATATTCCGTTTTTAGAAAACGTAGTAAAACATACTAAATTTATTTCAGGTGATTTTGATACAAGCTTTATTGATTCAACACCAGAATTATTTGAATTTCCTATTCGAAAAGACCGAGGAACAAAACTATTAAACTATATTGGAAATGTGACGTTAAACGGCTTCCCAGGTATCGAAAAGCAAAAGAAACCTATTTTCGTTCAGCCTACGAAGCCAAATATAAATTTGAAAACAGAAATTCCTGATGGAACAAAGCAAATTTTAGACAGTCGAGGCGCGGATGGTTTAGTTGAATGGATAAAAGAACAAGAAGATGTGCTAATTACTGATACTACTTTCCGAGATGCCCATCAATCACTTCTTGCGACAAGAGTCAGATCTCAAGATATGTACCAAATTGCAGACTACAATGCCCGTTTGTTACACAATTTCTTTTCCTTTGAATTATGGGGTGGTGCAACGTTTGACGTAGCATACAGATTCCTTAAAGAAGATCCTTGGGCACGATTAGAAAAGCTTCGTAAACAAATGCCAAATGTATTGTTCCAGATGCTATTTAGAGGAGCAAATGCAGTAGGCTATAAAAATTACCCTGATAATTTAATTCGTGAGTTTATTAAGGAATCAGCAAATACTGGAATTGATGTATTCCGAATTTTCGATAGTTTGAACTGGATAAAAGGTATGGAAATTGCGATTGATGAAGTACGTCAAACTGGTAAAATTGCTGAAGCAGCAGTTTGTTATACAGGAGATATTTTAGATGATTCAAGAGCGAAATACACTGTTCAGTACTATAAGGATATGGCAAAAGAGCTTGAAGCACAGGGGGCACATATATTAGCGATTAAAGATATGGCAGGTCTACTCAAGCCAGAAGCAGCATATCGCCTCATATCAGAATTAAAAGATTCAACTGCATTACCAATTCACCTTCATACACATGATACTAGCGGTAATGGTATTTACACATATGCAAAGGCAATTGAAGCTGGTGTAGATATTATAGATACTGCACTTGGCTCGATGTCAGGTTTAACTTCTCAGCCAAGCATCAATTCACTTTACTATGCAATGAAGGGTAGTAAACGTGAGATTAAGGCTAATATCGGGGCACTTGAGCAATTATCCTATTATTGGGAAGATGTTCGAAGCTTTTACAGTGATTTTGAAAGCGGTATGAAGAGTCCGCACTCTGAAATATATGTTCACGAAATGCCAGGTGGACAATATAGTAATTTACAGCAGCAAGCAAAAGCAGTTGGGTTAGGTGATCGCTGGGAAGAAGTGAAAAGGATGTATTCCCGTGTGAATATGTTGTTTGGTGACATTGTAAAGGTAACACCATCATCAAAGGTCGTAGGCGATATGGCGCTGTTTATGGTGCAAAACGATTTGAATGAAGAGAATATCTATACAAGAGGGTTATCAATTGATTTTCCAGATTCAGTAGTTGAATTATTCCAAGGATATTTAGGTCAAGTTCATGGGGGCTTCCCTCAAGAGTTGCAAAAAGTAATCTTAAAGGATAAAGAAGCAATAACTGTCCGCCCTGGTGAATTACTAGAACCTGTTGATTTCAATCAAATTCAAGATATGTTATCTCAAAAGTTTAATCGCGAAATGTCGAAGAAGGATATATTAGCTTATGCACTATATCCAAAAGTATTTGAAGACTATTTATTAGCTACTGATTCCTTTGGCGATATTTCTGTGTTAGATACGCCAACATTCCTCTATGGTTTAAAATTAGGGGAAGAAATCGAGGTTGAGATTGAAAAAGGGAAGACATTAATTATAAAATTGATTGAAATCGGTGAACCGCAACATGATGGAACTCGTATTCTTTACTTTGAATTGAATGGGCAATCTCGAGAACTCGTTATTCAGGACTTAACTGTTGAAGTCGACGGTAAAATTTCATTAAAGGCAGATCCAAGTAATCCAAATCAAATTGGTGCTACAATGCCAGGAACTGTTTTAAAAGTAGTAGTATCAAAAGGAAGCCCAGTAAAACGTGGGGATCATTTATTAATTACCGAAGCAATGAAAATGGAAACAACTGTCCAAGCACCAAAAGACGGTGTAGTAAAAGAGGTATATGCAAAAGCTGGAGATGCCATTTCTACTGGAGATTTGTTAATAGAATTTGAATAAAATTTAGGGGATTTTCTAAAAACCATAGATAAACTTGAGCTTTTGAATTCAAGTTTGTTTATGGTTTTTATATTTGGGAACGTTCAGCAATAACAAACATAGAAAAATCAAAAGTAGTATATTCATAGACTAAATATAAAAAGAGGAGACTCACCTCATAGATGAGAATCCTCTTTTTCCATTAATATTACATATTTCTCTTTTCATTATGATTGCTCCGTGCGATTAATAAAATCATGTAGCAGAACATTCCAAACAATAATGTAATAAACAATGAATGCAGTAATGATACGAATAGATCAAGCATTGTTAATACTACTAACATACCTGCAATGATTTGCAATACTACTAGGGTAAAGTTTACGATCCAACCCCAATAGATAACACGCTGGTCTTTATAATGCTTCACTGCATACCAAGTAATATATGCGATCCAAATAAAGATAATAAGAACTGCAATACGGTGTCCCATTTGCACCCATTGGTACATATTGTCCGGTAATGCAAAGGGCTGACTGTTGTCACAGAATGGCCAATCTAGACATACAAGGGAAGACCCTGTATGGCGAACAAGTGCACCAGTATAGATGACAATATATGAATAAAGTGTGACTCCGACCGTATGCCATTTAAGTTTTTTATCTATAAATACTTTATCAGCATCGAACTTCGTATCTACTTCAAATACAATCATTGATAATAACAATATAGCAGCAAATGAAATTAAAGAAATACCAAAATGAAGGGCTAAAATGAAATCGCCTTGCCCCCAAAGTACTTGTGCAGCACCGATTAAGGCTTGTGCTAACAAGAAGAAGATTGCAAGTACACCTAAAAACTTCACTTCACGGATATGTCCAAGCTTTCGCCAAGTCATAATAACTAAGAGAAGTACAAGAATTGAAACAGCACCAGTAACTAATCGATGCGAAAATTCTATTAATACTTCTGTTGTTATTTTTGTAGGAATAAGCTCACCATTACATCCAGGCCAATGTCTACCACAGCCTAAACCACTGTCGGTTTTTGTAACAAGTGCACCACCTAATAAAATAAACAACATACCGAGTGTTGTTGCAACTGCAATCCATTTTAATAGTTTATTTTGTCTTTGTTGCATGAAAGAACACCTTCTTTATCTATGAAAAACGCTATTAAAGCGTTACTGCCATTTATGATGATAGCGAATAAATGGATAAAAGACAACTTCAAACGAGACTCACTTACTAGAAGGTGGAGCTATTTCACAAATTGTTCACAACTTTGTATCTTAACTTTCACAAAAATAGGAGTAAAATGCGTTAATATAGTGCTATTGTGTTTTTATCCTGCAAACAATTCCATTTCGACTATCTTGTTCTAAATTTCACTTAATATCTAGAAATCAAGAACAAATTTCGATATAGTTATTGTGAGCGGAATATGCTTACAAAAATGAAAGGAGGAAATCATGTCAAACGATAGAGCACTAACTGCTGCTAGAAAAACAGGTCCTGTTACTAATTCTCTTCTAAAAGATTTTCTCGCGCTTATCAAGATAGGAATTGTTAATTCTAATTTAGTAACAACCTTTACCGGTATGTGGTTAGCATTTCAGTTTACAGGTTTGCACTTTCTGCAATATCTTGATTTAATCGCTTACACGATGTTAGGTGCTGCTTTAATTATTGGTGGATCAGCGGCGATGAATAATTACATAGATCAGGATATTGATCCAATAATGAAAAGAACGAAAGCAAGACCAACTGTAACTGGCAGATTTAAACCAAACGTCGTTTTGATAATATCTCTTTCATTTTTATTTGTAGGCGAAATTTTGTTATTTACGGCATCAATCATTGCCGGCATGTGGGGACTAATTGGTATACTAGCTTATGTAGTTCTTTATACTATTTGGGCTAAAAGAAGGTTTGTAAGTAACACGGTAGTGGGAAGTATATCTGGTGCAATTCCACCTATTATTGGCTGGGCTGCTGTAGACCCTACATTCAGTTGGGAAGCACTAGCATTATTCTTAATTATGTTTGCATGGCAACCACCGCATTTTTATGCACTTGCAATGAAACGTAAAAATGAATATAGTGCTGCAAATATACCGATGCTACCTGTTGTGAAAGGTTTTAGAAGGACAAAAATATCAATGCTGCTTTGGATTTTGTTGTTAATACCATTACCTTTCTTATTATATAAGTTAGGTATAGTATTCTTATTTCTAGCAACAGTATTAAACTTAGGATGGTTATGTTTAGCTATTTCTGGTTTTAGCATAAAAGATGATATAAAATGGGCAAATAAAATGTTTGTCTATTCGTTAAATCACATGACAACAACCTTTGTTTTGATGATCATCTTTGCGATATTTATTTAGCTGTTAATTTGAATTCTTCTTGGAATAATTCATAAGAATTACTTATTAGCACAACTTAATATCTAAAACTACGTGTGTAATCATTTTAAATTAAGGGGATTCTTCTTAAGATTAGAATTCACATATATAGCAAATACCAATGTCCTAATTTACACATGATAATACAACAAAGAAAGAGGGGTTTTATTAAGCTATGATGAAAGGGCTTAAAAAATGGCGTCTATTTTCGCTATTGGCATTAATGACAGTTTTTCTTTCAGCTTGTGGTGAAGAATATATTTCTACACTTCAACCAGCTGGTGCAGTTGGGAAAGAACAATTTGATTTATTGTTATTCTCAATTACAATCATGACGCTAGTTGTAGTAGTTGTTTCTGTTATTTATTTATATGCTTTTGTTAAATTCCGCCGATCTAAAGTAGGCGAAGACCACATGCCAAAACAAGTTGAAGGTAGTCATGTACTTGAAACAATTTGGACAGTGATTCCGATTGTACTTTTACTAATCTTAGCTGTACCAACTTTAATGTCTACTTATAAATTCGCTGATGTTGCGGCAATGGATGAAGTAGATGAAAATAATGAAAAAGTTGCTTTAACAGTAAATGTAACAGCAAAATTATACTGGTGGGAGTTCGAATATCCTGATTTAGGAATCGTAACAGCACAAGAATTAGTTGTTCCTACTGGTGAAAAAGTGTACTTCAATTTAAAATCTGCAGATGTTAAGCACTCATTCTGGATTCCGTCTATCGGTGGTAAGATGGATACTAACGTAGAAAATATTAATAAGTTCTACCTAGTATTTGATGAAGAATCAGAAGGTCTAAAAGATGGCGTATTCTATGGTAAATGTGCTGAGCTTTGCGGTCCTTCACACGCTTTAATGGATTTCAAAGTTAAAACTTTATCTCCAGAAGCATTCGATACTTGGGTTGCTTCAATGCAAGATACAGAAGGTCAGACAGCTGATGCTGAATCTACTGATTTAGGTGAAGCAACATTTGCTGCAAACTGTTTAGGTTGTCACGCCGTTACATCTGTAACAGGTATGCCTGCAGGAGCTGCAATGGGACCAAACTTAACTACATTTGGCGATCGTAGTCATATCGTTGGTTTCTTAGATCACACTAAAGAAAACTTGGTAAAATGGATTGAAAATCCAGAAGAATACAAACCAGGTAACTTGATGTCAGGTAAGTATAATGAATTATCAGACGAAGAAATCAGCGCAGTAGCAGACTATATCATGAGCTTATCTGTAGAACAATAAATAGATCTAGATTGAAACTTTGAAGGAGGTTAAGGTTGTGAGCTCTGTCGCAATTGGTAAGAAAAAGGGCTTTGGAGCAACTATTTGGGACTATTTAACAACTGTTGACCATAAAAAACTAGGGATTATGTATTTCTTAGCTGGATTACTATTCTTTGCAATCGCTGGTTTTGAAGCATTATTAATGCGTATACAGTTGATGGTACCAAATAATGATTTTGTAGCTGCAGGCCTATTTAATGAGTTATTAACAATGCACGGTACAACAATGCTATTCTTAGCGGCGACACCGTTGCTATTTGGTTTTATGAATGCCGTTGTGCCATTACAAATTGGTGCACGTGACGTTGCATTTCCATTCCTAAATTCACTAGGATTTTGGTTATTCTTCCTAGGTGCACTTTTTATGCATCTGTCATTCTTCCTTGGAGGAGCACCTGATGCAGGATGGACTTCTTATGCATCTTTATCTTTATATTCACCTGGACATGGTATTGACTTCTATGTATTAGGTTTACAAATTTCTGGTGCTGGTACGTTAATTTCTGGTATTAACTTCATTGTCACAATTATTACAATGCGTGCACCTGGTATGACATTTATGCGTATGCCATTATTCACTTGGACTTCATTACTTTCAAGTGCATTAATTTTATTCGCATTCCCTCCACTAACAGTTGGTTTATTCTTCATGTTAGTTGACCGTATGTTCGGAGCGAATTTCTTTGATCATACAATGGGTGGTAACACAATTATTTGGGAACACTTATTCTGGATCTTTGGACACCCAGAGGTTTATATCTTAGTATTACCTGCATTCGGATTATTCTCTGAAATTATTCCGGTATTTGCTCGTAAACGTTTATTCGGATACTCTTCAATGGTATTCGCTACAATTTTAATTGGTTTCTTAGGATTCATGGTTTGGGCTCACCACATGTTCACAACTGGACTTGGGCCAACTGCTAACGCAATTTTTGCTGTAGCTACAATGGCGATTGGTGTTCCAACAGGTATGAAGGTGTTCAACTGGATTATGACAATTTGGGGCGGTTCAATTAAAGTAACAGTTCCAATGATTTATGCACTTGGATTTATTCCATCATTCGTTGCTGGTGGGGTTACAGGGGTAATGCAGGCAGTTGCACCACTTGACTACCAACTACATGATTCATACTTTATCGTAGCTCACTTCCACTATGTAATCGTTGGTGGTATCGTATTGGCGATTTTTGGTGCCGCACATTACTACTGGCCAATTATGTTTAACCGAGCAATGAATGATAAATTAGGTTTTGTTGTTTTCTGGTTCTTCTTTATCGGATTCCATATGACATTCTTTATTCAACATTTCCTAGGTTTGATGGGTATGCCACGTCGTGTATTCACTTACCAAGCTGATCAAGGTTGGGATTTATTTAACTTTATCTC
Above is a genomic segment from Lysinibacillus sp. PLM2 containing:
- the ftsW gene encoding putative lipid II flippase FtsW; its protein translation is MRKYIAYYVRNFDYSIFFTYVFLCLFGLIMIYSSSMMVAIVLEEAPPDYFYNKQLINLVISSLVFLFGAFLPYKHYSNKKLMVAMTVGMIFILIWLWLFGVGMEQTGSKSWIDLGVMNFQPSEVAKLFVILYFAGAFYRKSLNNPLENLQPNNIIYPIIVWIFIIFCVANETDLGAVIILSGIAFAVVAASGMSFKAYLKFFSVLGLLGGALMGFILLVKGDTIFTENRLGRLQSFLNPFEYESGSGHQIINGYIAIGSGGLEGVGLGQSVQKLGYLPEPQTDFIMAIIAEELGIFGVILVLGGLGFIVFRGLYIAMKTRDPLARMISAGISSWIAIQTFINLGGISGLIPLTGVTLPFISYGGSSLIMLSLAMGILINVSMYVKLEKKRQ
- the pyc gene encoding pyruvate carboxylase translates to MRKIHKILVANRGEIAIRIFRACNELNIRTVAIYSREDSGSHHRYKSDESYLVGVGKKPIDAYLDIDGIIEIAKHANVDAIHPGYGFLSENVHFARRCEEEGIIFIGPKSEHLNMFGDKVKARQQAINAKIPVIPGSDGPVKSLEELETFGDTYGYPLMIKAALGGGGRGMRLVQSKDELASSYERAKSEANAAFGSDEVYVEKAIIKPKHIEVQILGDNEGNIIHLYERDCSIQRRHQKVVEIAPSNALQKDLRNRICDAAVQLMKNVNYINAGTVEFLVAGDEFYFIEVNPRIQVEHTITEMITGIDIVHAQIKVAEGYALHSDYINIPKQSDIPLFGYAIQSRVTTEDPANNFMPDTGKIMVYRSSGGFGVRLDAGNGFQGAVVTPYYDSLLVKISTWGNTFSEAAAKMDRNLREFRIRGVKTNIPFLENVVKHTKFISGDFDTSFIDSTPELFEFPIRKDRGTKLLNYIGNVTLNGFPGIEKQKKPIFVQPTKPNINLKTEIPDGTKQILDSRGADGLVEWIKEQEDVLITDTTFRDAHQSLLATRVRSQDMYQIADYNARLLHNFFSFELWGGATFDVAYRFLKEDPWARLEKLRKQMPNVLFQMLFRGANAVGYKNYPDNLIREFIKESANTGIDVFRIFDSLNWIKGMEIAIDEVRQTGKIAEAAVCYTGDILDDSRAKYTVQYYKDMAKELEAQGAHILAIKDMAGLLKPEAAYRLISELKDSTALPIHLHTHDTSGNGIYTYAKAIEAGVDIIDTALGSMSGLTSQPSINSLYYAMKGSKREIKANIGALEQLSYYWEDVRSFYSDFESGMKSPHSEIYVHEMPGGQYSNLQQQAKAVGLGDRWEEVKRMYSRVNMLFGDIVKVTPSSKVVGDMALFMVQNDLNEENIYTRGLSIDFPDSVVELFQGYLGQVHGGFPQELQKVILKDKEAITVRPGELLEPVDFNQIQDMLSQKFNREMSKKDILAYALYPKVFEDYLLATDSFGDISVLDTPTFLYGLKLGEEIEVEIEKGKTLIIKLIEIGEPQHDGTRILYFELNGQSRELVIQDLTVEVDGKISLKADPSNPNQIGATMPGTVLKVVVSKGSPVKRGDHLLITEAMKMETTVQAPKDGVVKEVYAKAGDAISTGDLLIEFE
- the ctaD gene encoding cytochrome c oxidase subunit 1, with the protein product MSSVAIGKKKGFGATIWDYLTTVDHKKLGIMYFLAGLLFFAIAGFEALLMRIQLMVPNNDFVAAGLFNELLTMHGTTMLFLAATPLLFGFMNAVVPLQIGARDVAFPFLNSLGFWLFFLGALFMHLSFFLGGAPDAGWTSYASLSLYSPGHGIDFYVLGLQISGAGTLISGINFIVTIITMRAPGMTFMRMPLFTWTSLLSSALILFAFPPLTVGLFFMLVDRMFGANFFDHTMGGNTIIWEHLFWIFGHPEVYILVLPAFGLFSEIIPVFARKRLFGYSSMVFATILIGFLGFMVWAHHMFTTGLGPTANAIFAVATMAIGVPTGMKVFNWIMTIWGGSIKVTVPMIYALGFIPSFVAGGVTGVMQAVAPLDYQLHDSYFIVAHFHYVIVGGIVLAIFGAAHYYWPIMFNRAMNDKLGFVVFWFFFIGFHMTFFIQHFLGLMGMPRRVFTYQADQGWDLFNFISSIGAILMAIGVLLLVLNMLLSIKSKPLNTRDYWKDGRTLEWAIKTPVPFYNFKQTPLVRGYDPYWIEKHEGNAEGMTYAEPLGDIHMPNNSILPLIMSIGLFVAAFGALYNPDADKPWSIYLLIIGLGITVLAMITRSFKDDLGYHVHKEDIIPYEEELYGKGGNK
- the ctaB_2 gene encoding protoheme IX farnesyltransferase, whose translation is MSNDRALTAARKTGPVTNSLLKDFLALIKIGIVNSNLVTTFTGMWLAFQFTGLHFLQYLDLIAYTMLGAALIIGGSAAMNNYIDQDIDPIMKRTKARPTVTGRFKPNVVLIISLSFLFVGEILLFTASIIAGMWGLIGILAYVVLYTIWAKRRFVSNTVVGSISGAIPPIIGWAAVDPTFSWEALALFLIMFAWQPPHFYALAMKRKNEYSAANIPMLPVVKGFRRTKISMLLWILLLIPLPFLLYKLGIVFLFLATVLNLGWLCLAISGFSIKDDIKWANKMFVYSLNHMTTTFVLMIIFAIFI
- the ctaA gene encoding heme A synthase, producing MQQRQNKLLKWIAVATTLGMLFILLGGALVTKTDSGLGCGRHWPGCNGELIPTKITTEVLIEFSHRLVTGAVSILVLLLVIMTWRKLGHIREVKFLGVLAIFFLLAQALIGAAQVLWGQGDFILALHFGISLISFAAILLLSMIVFEVDTKFDADKVFIDKKLKWHTVGVTLYSYIVIYTGALVRHTGSSLVCLDWPFCDNSQPFALPDNMYQWVQMGHRIAVLIIFIWIAYITWYAVKHYKDQRVIYWGWIVNFTLVVLQIIAGMLVVLTMLDLFVSLLHSLFITLLFGMFCYMILLIARSNHNEKRNM
- the ctaC gene encoding cytochrome c oxidase subunit 2; the encoded protein is MMKGLKKWRLFSLLALMTVFLSACGEEYISTLQPAGAVGKEQFDLLLFSITIMTLVVVVVSVIYLYAFVKFRRSKVGEDHMPKQVEGSHVLETIWTVIPIVLLLILAVPTLMSTYKFADVAAMDEVDENNEKVALTVNVTAKLYWWEFEYPDLGIVTAQELVVPTGEKVYFNLKSADVKHSFWIPSIGGKMDTNVENINKFYLVFDEESEGLKDGVFYGKCAELCGPSHALMDFKVKTLSPEAFDTWVASMQDTEGQTADAESTDLGEATFAANCLGCHAVTSVTGMPAGAAMGPNLTTFGDRSHIVGFLDHTKENLVKWIENPEEYKPGNLMSGKYNELSDEEISAVADYIMSLSVEQ